A stretch of DNA from Cheilinus undulatus linkage group 7, ASM1832078v1, whole genome shotgun sequence:
gccactttgttaaatcatgattGACTGTGATCAACAGcgatttttggaaagctgagttgaGTTTCAACATCCAAACCCAGGCCtactgaatcaagaaatcccttaaatagaacctatCTGACAAAGAGAAGTATGCTAAAAGATCTCTTAAAGCAACACATGTACACACAAAgcacaaagccatttctaaggcttttggACTCAGCGAACCACGTGAGAGCAATTATCCACAAacggagaaaacttggaacattggtgaaccttcccaggagtggccggccagccaaaattactccaaaagcacatcaatgactcatccagggattcacaaaagaacccagaaagACATCTTaaaacctgcaggcctcacttcaCTCAGATAGGGTCGGTGtttatgattcaacaataagaaagaaactgggcaaaaatggaatccATAGTtccaaggcaaaaaaaaacactgctgaccaaaaagaagacaaaggcTCGTCtaacatttgacaaaaacatcttgatgatctccAAGACTTTTGAGGAAATATTCTGTatactgacgagacaaaagttgaactttttggaaggtgtgtggtccgttacatctggcataaaaatatcacagcatttcacaaaaacattaTCATTGTGTGACGGTCTGAaactgctttgctgcttcaggacctgaaTGTCTTgccataattgatggaaccatgaattctgctgtctaccagaaaatcctgaaggagaatatcCAGCCaccagttcatgacctcaagctcaagcacactttggtgatgcagcaggacaacaacccgaAACATAttgcaagtccacctctgaatggcaaAATCCACCTAGTTCTTCTTACATACCTTCATATTCACAAGTAAGATACACTGAGGACTTACAACAGAGCAAAGAACCTTTTTATCAGCAACAAACTTGTGAAAAGAACATTAATCGATTTCAGTCACTTTGGCATGTCTTACCAAACAGCTTAGGGTTGTCTGTGCACCCAACACTCCCCCTATGGTTTTACTGAAGGCAGGCAGGGCTTTGTGATGTAGTCATGTGAGGTGTATTTCTTTAGTCACTTTCACTGATTAAGACATGCACTTTGAATCTAAATAagagaataaaaaacataaaaaataagtaTTATCTAATAAATTCCCAGGGGTGGACCCCTGGCCCAAATAGTAAAGTCCAAGCACCGAAAAAACCCCCTGAAATTTCTTCATATGGCACTTATAGAATACCAGTCATATataaggcaattcaaagtgttttacagactgaaaaaaaataaaatctatgtCAATAAGAGCATAAAAAGATGCATCACACTTAGcaaataaaataattgaaatatCAAAGATAATAACACTTATGTTATTTATAGGGGCCTTTCATGACACTCAAGGTCAACTTACAAATATATCAAATACaaacaattaaaagaaaattattgTTAGGTTGAGTCCTAGGGGCATATTGAAACAATGAATTGGTGGATTACTGTgtggttaaatgaaacatgaaaatatttatgattttaaaccACAGTTGTTATGTAGCTGACAACAGCTAAAACAACTTGGGAGATTAAGAAAActataaaatgaaaatgcaaagGGCCACAAAGCTGGTGTGAAAAAAGGAACACAAGAAATGCAGTGTAAAAGCACTCAGCACTGACACACAATGATCTTCAGGCGACTGTTATAACTGAGAATTCTCCTCCAaagtttcagaaatgtttatgCACACTCTCACATTCAATCACACACACAAGAAAAGCCAGAGAGCTCCTGGGTTTCTCTgaaggtgagataatgagtcagcacagatTGCTGCAACGTGAGAGTGTATATAAGTTTGCCCCACCTGACCTCAATCAGGAAAAATCACTCACACCTGGCACTAAACTGATTGACTCACACTGCAGCTGACTCTTTACTACATATCGCATAGATTTATAGCAGTAATGGATAATCCACACTGATATCACAACTatgaaaacatgcatttttttctgcaagatGTCATAACAATTCACAGACCtataattttaactttacaCTCAACctaaatagcaaaaaatgagcagccatattatatataaataaataaattaaactatATAAATGAATTAATTAGCGTTGTTGTTTAAAATGCTTTCTATCTCGAAAACAATCACAGGCATAGGctacaaaacatttcagacagaaaaaatcttaaaaagttgTCACAGTTTAGCACTTAGCTgatcattttttgccttttctgaaATTGAAAATTTACAACAACATAAGGCATTTCATACTTTCAGCTGATGATTAAcgtgacttttattttgaagaccAAAATGGTAGCACATTATGCTTCATCACTTCCGGTTAGCAGGAAAGCCTGCCTCATGATTCACACACTCAAACAGATCGAGACCGAAGTCCCGTGTTGACAATCTTAACATGTCATTGTTATACACTGTATAAATTTGAAGTGTGTATTATCGAAGAGGTAATCATGGTGAGTATCTGACCGTTACGCTACATTTAAATACCGACGAGCCTGAAAAACAGTACATATACAAGTGCTAAGGTAAGGCAAGCTAATGCTAACTCTGTTAGTGTTGTTGAAGTTGCTTTGGCTGTCAGGATTAGTGAGCTGCTTGAAATCTTTAATGTCATGCTAAATGAAGACGCAACTAGTCTTAATTACATTCCAAGCTTTACTAAAGTAAATAGGATTTCTCTGTTATCGTTTCATGTCTACCCATAACCATTTAGTGTAGGACATCACAGATTAAAGATCCTAAACCAAAGCATTAAACCTTTATATCATGGATACTAATATATTGTAAGCTTAACTATTTTCAGTTAGAGGGTGTGGAATAAAGTGGCGAGCAAACTATGAATAAATGTTGTCTTATGTAGATTGATTAAATTGGtattatgttcattttttatgacACATGTTAACCTTAATTATTCCCTGTAGGTCCCTACAGACTTCAAAGCTCTGATCCAAAGATTTTATCACCTTCAATCTGAGCGAGTAGAGACCTATCGACTCTTCGAGGAGTAAGTTTGtaccctttaagtcagtatatTTAACGTAACATAATTCCACATTTTGTTCCCTCCTGTCAGCATATCATCTTAACTCTAATTCACTCctgcttgtgttttcttttaccTGTTGTTTCACTGTTTGCTTCCTTCCAGAGGTCATGAGGCATATTTAAGGACAGGGCCCCAATATGACTTCGACCACTACAGGCAGCTGGTGCACGAGATAACACAAGCCTTCTGCGGCATCTCCACGGAGGTGCTGGAGATCAAGAGAAAGCTGCATTATGAGTTTGACCGACCAGACCTCTCTGAGCATATCGAAAAGCTGCAGAGCAAAGAGAAGCAAAAACTGGAACTGGTACGTAAATactctcctctctgtttaatgTTGGCTACAGAAAGAAATGGATAACAAGATGATGATCTTGTATAAAATAATGTGATTTCAATCATCAATCAATTTTTCTTTGTATAGCGCCACCttcttttcagtgtttttaagatTCTTTAGATAAATGTTATCTAAAGAAACTTACTAAGAGAACAGGTCTAGACCATACACTTTGATGTATTGTTATAAAGACCCAGTGCTAATTTCCATGAGTTCAGCACTACCAGTATTAAGCGTCGTTACAGTGGTGAGGAAGCTTTCCCTTTAACGGACAGGAGCCATCTGCCAAAGCCACGctgaaagaagaggaggatgccGAAAGAGGGACGAAAGAACCAACAAATAGAACCCAAATGTATGGCTGTCATGGCAATAAACATATCTTGTATTTTGTAGCATTTGACTAAAACATCAGTAATGATGGTAGTAATATGTTAAGAATAAGCAATAACAATCACGATTAATAGAAAACAGCAATGCAGTACAAGCATTAGAAGCTAGGATGATAATGAAAAAGGGAGAACTGCTATTGATTTTAAGAGTGTAGAGTTTCCCTTAGATTAAATTCAACTGCTCTAGTAATAATAGAAATAAGGATGATGATGTTAAAATGAAGCAATTGTAGATGCAGTTATATGATATTAATGTAAACAGATAGAGAGGGAAGGAGGGTATTGCCTGTTGTACGGAATGGTCCACTGTTTATGCTACTCACATTgacttcttctttttaaaacaatacgTACTCGCCAGTCACTTTAAGTGTACCtattcaactgctcattaatgcaagTATGTAATTAGTTAATCTCATGACTGGAACCATTGCATTTGAGAATTTAGACAAAGTCAAGTTAATGAGCTGAAGGTCAAACTAATGACCAGAATGGGGAAGTAATGTGGTTtaagggacttttttttttcttttttgttattaaagtttttatttttcattccagcaaaaattacagacattattttcactttggCTCCACAGAATGTACAGATTTAAGGGACATTTCActgccatggttgttggtgccagatgtCCTGGTGTGAGTATTTCATAAACTACTGATCTGCTGGGAGATTCATGCACACTCATCTCAAGGTTCTAGGGAGAATGGTCCAGCAAAGAGAAAATTTCAAGTGAGCTGCAGCTTTCAGGGCCAAAATGCTTTGTTGATGGCAGAGATCAGAGGAGAATGACCAGACTGATTTTAGCTTACAGAAAGACAaaagtaactcaaataaccagtCATTACAATCAAGGTATGCAGAAAAGCATCCCTAATTGAACACCACAtggaagcagatgggctacagcaacAGAAGACCACACTGGGTGACACTTGTCATTAAAGAAGATTAAATCAAACTACAGTTCACACATGCTCATCTAAACTAGACAATATAAGATTGGAAAAACATTCCCTGGTCAGATGAGTCCTTGATTTCTGCTGCAACATTCGAATGGTAGAGTCAGAATTTGTtacaaacaacatgaaagcctgcCAGACCACCAACAACCACGGCACTTTCAAGTCACTAAAATCCCCTTCCTCATTTTGATGCTTATTTTGAACCTGAGCACGTCGTCTTTACAATACCTCCATGCCGAAATGCATTGGTAagtgccatgtgattggctgataagaTGTATGCATAAATGAACAGTTGAACAGGTATAACTTAGAATGTGATCAATAACGGTTTAATGTATGTAACTTAATTTCTGGCAAACCTGAAAAGTTTAAATATATATGAAATCTAGTTTTTGATATTGCAGGCCTAAAATGTCTGAAACTACAGGTGCAAATAAagttacctaacctaacctaaccttactgCCCTGAATTATTAAAGGGGAGGCACAGAGTTTGTTCCAGGGCAAAATATGTCTGCTCTGACAAAGCCTTTGTAACCTGCTTGTTGAATCATCTTTAGCACTTACTTCCTGATAGCTAAGGCAAAGCAACACTGGTACTACCTTTGAGGAGGACATCACTCATACTCTGCAAGTGACAACATTTGCACCGactgattttgaaagaaaagctGCACTGACTGTGTCGTCCTGGTGCCTCTTATGTGCGTTTTTAAAGTAGTTTAAATGAAGACTTCAACAGCTTACAGTTTCATTTTCAATAATGAGGGCAGTTATGGCTAATGTTGTCAAACAAGACAGTAACactaaataaaggtttttacTAGGGCAGTCAGACAATTTCAATTTGTGATCAATCTCTGAATTTCTATTGTTAATCAGGATTGATTTTGATATTCACAATTGCCgcctttttgcatttaagaaaaatgttctcgtcattttttttactgtcgTGTACTGGGGTAAAGGACTTCCTCTTTGGAtgcaaacctgcttttattttgaaaggaaataaagaacTTCCTGTAGATTGAAGAAGAGAATATgaacataaacacagaaaaaggaacttgttatggtctgaaaaggaaacaatgtaacagtaaaaaggtgaaaatttgATAGCCAAAGgtacagatgacttttgacttgacCACTGAACTGTCCGTGagttttttaagtaaaatgagacattgacgagcagtggtggacttattttacatcacttaaCATAAGTGTgctaaaagggacaataaagcatgtaaCTGATAAGGATTTTAAGATTacatatttcctgtctcactTCAACTgccctatcaaaataaaagcaaaaagcccaaaaggttatcttaaaaaaagaaaagttttaaaaagtctttagatttttactttaaacgTCTGCTGAAACCTTTCCAGATATACATGTAAAATAGGCTTGAAAGAAACTTAGAGCTCATATTTTGGATTGGATACtggtaggaaaaaaaaagataaattaatgTGAAATTAAATGCATAGTTGAGGGAATAAATCAAAGAGATTCATACATaatttaacccttgtgccctcctcaaatttacttCCCACTTtacacctttgaggcaaaaatgtacacaaacagaaatattgcaattaaatcaccatacatcaatatttttttctactttttttcataaatctctttaacaacttcagacctgctagAAACTACTAAACATTCAActattttcaagattttaaccctttaaatgccagtttgattatttgaattttttccattttttctgcaacaaaacacaaaaagtgaattattttccattaaattaatagtagaaaggtggggctttggtgctgatagaagtcttggatgggtcaaagattagcaccaaaattgatttgattgcacttgtatttttttgcagtCCCAGCTTTAACATTTACTAGCCTCTTTACACctttgtggcaaaaatgtacacgtacgtGTTTATGGAAAACCTCTTTAAAATTATACTGAAACggttttcgtctctgtgtggacaaggcctaaggaTCCCAATCACTCTTTCAGTGAGTGGACTGCTTAGAAGGAGCAGGTCTGGTCTCCATCCCATGTCTCATCTCCATTTACCGTTAGGGAAGCAGCCAGATGCATATACTCCCCaacaactgtttttgttttgagtaCAGCAAAGGCAGGAAGCCATGTTTTTACACACTCACCTCTTCAAAGACACATGAAACACATcctttgtgtacatttttggccACGAAGGTGTAAAGAGGGTACAAAATTTGTTGagagagtatgaatgacatttaagagtaaaacatgttggattttaaaaattcaactagAAAGAGAAGTTCCTgttaaaattcatgccacaggctgtaaaactgacaaaatgatcacaagttgaaaaaaaaacttgcaaaaaatggccaaaaatgcccaaGGAGGGCACAagagttaaaaacaacaaatgtaacatgaaatgatgatttcagtccttttggggCTGTGATATAAATCAGGGGTtaccaaacttttcagctcctgACCTCCAAAATAATGATACCAGAGTCTGGGGACCTCTACTGTTCCTGGAGGAGGTCAAAGCATAGTTACACACAGCcttgcacatttaaaaattgttatGGGAAAATCTGAATATTAAggatcttttttattttcagcataAATTTCACCCAATGGCTGTGGTTTCGACCCTCAGTTTGGGAACTACTAATATCAATGGCAGTCATCTTCTGGATTTCTTTACTCATGTTAATTCAGTTTTGTGCGATTTGTGCATTCAAACACTATTTTCTATTTGTTTCATTTGTAACTGTTTGCATTCCTTTACTGAAGTGTTTACTTTTAATGATGCTTAACAACCTCTTAAATCTAcctcttttaacatttttgtttctaaTTAATGTCATATAATTTGAGTCTTCAGGTTCTTATTTGGTACAATTCCTAGCTTTTCCACAAGGGGGCAGAATTCTGATGCAGATCATAAAGAGATTCAGTTCTCTTTCTGCTCAGAGCTCAAGTTATGTATGTTTAATTGAAAATGTCCTAGGAGGGGAAGGATACACTGCATCTGTTGGCATCTTTTTTGTGCCAGAcaacattttagtttattttaacatactcaGTTTTGTGTACATGTTCTTGTACTGCCTGTTACATTTGAGTGACATGAAAGCTGCGGCCTGTCTGCTGCAACAGCATCACTGCTTGAAAGATTTAAGAGGTTTGGTGTTAAAATTTTAACTCTTCAGTATCCCTCACTTTCTCAAACATTCCACATCTCACACATCTGGTGTTCACAGGTGATCTGCAGCACTCTTTTATAAAGTTTTACACTCCTTTAATAAAATAACCTCAACTTCCTTTCAGCCAGTGATGTAATAAAACTCCTATTATCCCAGAGTCCTTCCTGTGTCTCCCCACGTCCTCCTTTGATGAATGGTTTGCATAAATCTTATCTGATGTGCTTCTCAACAGACAGCCAAGCTGCAGCTGGCCAGGCAGCGGGCCCAGGATCACCCCGAGGAGGAGGACTGTCAAGGAAAGATTCAGGAGATCAAGCATGAGTAAGAGCAGCTTTTACCACCCTTACGTTAAACTGTGTTTTCTTACTCCCTGCTGACCCGTCCACTCACTATCAACCTGCCGCCGGCTGCAGGACTTCCTTCTTCTTTCTCAGGCTTTACTTTGTAACCATGACAGTACctaaaactgtcattttttgcTTATTGTTTTCAGGATCATCAAGAACAAAGAGGCTCTGAGTGAGATCATGCAGGACTTTAAGTATGACTCCGAGGAGTGTGATTGACAGCCAGCTCCCGGGAGGCCTGAAGCCACCCTCACATCACCCGATAGCAGCACTGACGGATCGACTCGGCTCTGCTGCAACTGCCATCTTGGACTCCTCAGCTGCACTTATCGATCCCCCTCTGGCCCCACCCTGCTCACTGCTGCAGTCTTATGCCACCCAGGGGACTTTTCACATTCTGCAGCTGTGTTTTTTATCTGTAGTAATGCTATCATGTTAGTGCACGCCTCAGCAAAAGTATGACCGCTCGTGATAAAATGTGTAAATAGTCAAAATGTTAATTAATGCTTTGGACTATccagttttctttgtttataatgtattttttaaattaaaaaaagacacttttgaagacatttttgatttttactgtttatacATCACATTATTTTGAGACAGTGAAAGGATATAACTTagacaaaacacattttaaatatataGGTACAGAAATATAAAATCCTTCAACAAAAAGCCTGCTAAGatatttgtatatttatgtATAATGAATCAAGTCATGGCGATTCAATGCTTCATAAATCAGTATGCTGCTGTGAttcagagcagtggttctcaaatggtgggtTGGgccccaaaagtgggttgtgaatgtgtatcagggaaaaataaaaaaaaaaaaacatggcaaaaagtctgcgtatggaagccctaagtggacatagTTCGTTCACAATGTATTTTTTAGGTTTCAAATGATGACGAGATAATGAGAAAGTTGCTtgagaaattaccaaatttccatgctgactctggaaaatggagtaaaattggaTGCATGCATATCCTTCTGTGATGGTTTGCTTTTAAACATTTCCTTCAGCTTTTTGTTCaaatatgttttgtttcatttgagttctaattttccatgttttattaaataaatttgagttGTAGgaagttttttcaaatttgttatTTCTCTTAAGGAGGTGGTGATTGATCCTGATGCCttaccagctgagaaccactggtttagaaaCATCTTAGCAAGACAACAAGAATGAACTACTTAAAACGTTTTACACAGCTTGCTTCTTGAGTTGCGATTATTGTTAGTTATTTGGTTTTCATCAGCTGTACCTGAAATATGGATATTTTCAATAAGGAACAATCACTTGGGAGATATAAATACATCTCAGAACATGACACCTTTTCCTCTAAAATTGtaccttaaaaatgtttaaataattttcCAATATAAGAAAGAATTATGAAAATATCTGTTAACATGACTATCAAAAACACTGCTGTACAAAAATACTTCCTGAATCAACCCAGAACAATGGGGAAATGTCTTTTTGCAAATGGGCCAGACACTGGTGTGGAAGTtagctgttgcctcacagcaagacggATCCAGGTTTGAGTCCATTTGTAAAGGGGTCTGtctgtatggagtttgcattttctccccgtgcatgcatgaGTTCTCTCTGGACACTCCGGCTTCATTCCACAGTCCGAAGACAGGTTGGTTGATCGTTGACTAAATTGTCCATAGGAGTTCATGAGAGTGTGCCTGGTTGATTTTTTCTGTAAGACAGCCCTGTCATTGATTTAACACAGcagagtgtagattaatgagaataaaatgatttttttttcaaccatagCATCAGGGCTAacataaacaaatgaaaaaagtaaaggggaTCTGAATATTTTCTTAATGCAATGAGATTGGTATAAACTGGATGGGTGGAGGCTTTGCATAcaaatgtggacaaaattgttggcactcCTCTGATAAAGAAAAACGCACAagggtcactgaaataacttgaaactgacaaaagtaatgacaaatataaatgtactgaaaattaactaatgaaaatcagacattgcgtttgaattgtggttcaactgGCCTGAGCAGAATTGATGATACCCTCAATATTTTGTACTGCTCCAATTGTCCAAGGTTTGAAGgatgccttctccagactgcatgtttcagctccttccacagatgttcaataggatttagatcagagTTCACAGAATCCAACgtcagaatagtccaatgttttgttttagccattcttgggtgtttttagttGTGTTTTGGGTCATCATCCTGTTGGAGGGCCCATGACctgtgactgagaccaagctttctgacactgggcaacaCATTTTGCTCCAGAATGGCTTGATAGTCTTgggatttcattgtaccctacacagattcaagacactctgtgccagatgcagcaaagcagccccagaa
This window harbors:
- the rex1bd gene encoding required for excision 1-B domain-containing protein encodes the protein MVPTDFKALIQRFYHLQSERVETYRLFEEGHEAYLRTGPQYDFDHYRQLVHEITQAFCGISTEVLEIKRKLHYEFDRPDLSEHIEKLQSKEKQKLELTAKLQLARQRAQDHPEEEDCQGKIQEIKHEIIKNKEALSEIMQDFKYDSEECD